Proteins encoded together in one Streptomyces umbrinus window:
- a CDS encoding glycosyltransferase family 1 protein produces MKAIRRFTVRPVLPEALHPLSDLARNLRWSWHAETRDLFQSVDPEHWAASECDPVRLLGSVSSARLAELAEDRRFLRRLAAAADDLKDYVGGDRWYQSQPSGLPAAIAYFSPEFGITAALPQYSGGLGILAGDHLKAASDLGVPLIGVGLLYRHGYFRQSLSRDGWQQEHYPVLDPNELPVSLLREPDGTPSQVSLALPGGKSLHARVWLAQVGRVPLLMLDSDIEENDLGERGVTDRLYGGGSEHRLLQEMLLGIGGVRAVRTYCRLTGHAQPEVFHTNEGHAGFLGLERIHELSYEDLDFDASLEAVRAGTVFTTHTPVPAGIDRFDRELVARHFGPDAELPRIDVERILQLGMETYPGGEPNLFNMAVMGLRLGQRANGVSLLHGQVSREMFSGLWPGFDPDEVPITSVTNGVHAPTWVAPEVFRLGARQIGAQRTEDAMTVGGSERWDAVAEIPDQDIFDLRRVLREQLVTEVRERMRASWRQRGAGTAELGWIDGVLDPDVLTIGFARRVPSYKRLTLMLRDRDRLMDLLLHSERPIQIVVAGKAHPADDGGKRLVQELVRFADDPRVRHRIVFLPDYGMAMAQKLYPGCDIWLNNPLRPLEACGTSGMKAALNGCLNLSVLDGWWDEWFQSDFGWAIPTADGTAVDDDRRDELEASALYELLEQRVAPRFYERGQAGLPDRWIEMVRQTLTHLGPKVLAGRMVREYVERLYTPAAHAHRAMSPSSARELAVWKSRVRAAWPHVTVDHVETSAGTPTAELGTTLSLRVRVGLGDLAPDDVEVQAVSGRVDSEDGITDGTAAPLKPAGGPDLEGRWLYEGPLSLDRTGPFGYTVRILPTHRLLASSAELGLVAVPSEELGEGAGVLMR; encoded by the coding sequence GTGAAGGCCATCCGCAGATTCACCGTGCGTCCCGTACTCCCCGAAGCCCTTCACCCCCTCAGCGACCTGGCGCGCAATCTGCGCTGGTCCTGGCACGCCGAGACCCGTGACCTCTTCCAGTCCGTGGACCCCGAGCACTGGGCCGCCTCCGAATGCGATCCCGTACGCCTCCTCGGGAGCGTCTCGTCCGCACGGCTGGCCGAGCTGGCCGAGGACCGGCGCTTCCTGCGGCGGCTCGCCGCGGCCGCCGACGATCTGAAGGACTATGTGGGCGGGGACCGCTGGTACCAGTCCCAGCCCTCCGGACTCCCCGCCGCCATCGCCTACTTCTCACCCGAGTTCGGCATCACGGCCGCGCTGCCGCAGTACTCCGGCGGCCTCGGCATCCTCGCCGGGGACCATCTGAAGGCGGCCAGCGACCTCGGCGTACCCCTGATCGGTGTCGGACTCCTCTACCGGCACGGCTACTTCCGGCAGTCGTTGTCCCGGGACGGCTGGCAGCAGGAGCACTATCCGGTCCTGGACCCGAACGAACTGCCCGTCTCCCTGCTGCGCGAGCCCGACGGCACCCCCTCGCAGGTGTCCCTGGCCCTCCCCGGCGGGAAATCCCTCCACGCCCGTGTCTGGCTGGCCCAGGTCGGCCGGGTCCCGTTGCTGATGCTCGACTCGGACATAGAGGAGAACGACCTCGGCGAGCGGGGCGTGACGGACCGGCTCTACGGCGGCGGCAGCGAGCACCGGCTGCTCCAGGAGATGCTGCTCGGCATCGGCGGGGTGCGTGCCGTGCGTACGTACTGCCGGCTGACGGGGCACGCGCAGCCCGAGGTGTTCCATACGAACGAGGGGCACGCGGGATTTCTTGGCCTGGAACGAATTCACGAACTGTCTTATGAGGACCTGGATTTCGACGCCTCTCTCGAAGCGGTCCGGGCCGGCACGGTCTTCACGACCCACACCCCCGTGCCCGCCGGAATCGACCGCTTCGACCGGGAGCTGGTGGCCCGGCACTTCGGCCCGGACGCGGAACTCCCGCGTATCGACGTCGAACGCATTCTGCAATTGGGAATGGAGACCTATCCGGGCGGCGAACCGAACCTCTTCAATATGGCGGTGATGGGCCTGAGGCTGGGCCAACGTGCCAACGGGGTGTCATTGCTGCACGGACAGGTCAGCCGGGAGATGTTCTCCGGGCTCTGGCCGGGCTTCGACCCGGACGAGGTCCCGATCACCTCCGTCACGAACGGCGTGCACGCGCCGACCTGGGTGGCCCCCGAGGTCTTCCGCCTCGGCGCCCGTCAGATCGGCGCGCAGCGCACGGAGGACGCGATGACGGTCGGTGGTTCCGAACGCTGGGACGCCGTGGCCGAGATCCCCGACCAGGACATCTTTGACCTGCGCCGCGTGCTGCGCGAGCAGTTGGTGACGGAGGTGCGGGAGCGGATGCGCGCGTCCTGGCGGCAGCGCGGCGCGGGCACGGCCGAACTGGGCTGGATCGACGGCGTGCTGGACCCGGACGTCCTGACGATCGGCTTCGCGCGCAGGGTCCCCTCCTACAAGCGCCTGACGCTGATGCTGAGGGACAGGGACCGGCTGATGGACCTGCTCCTGCACTCCGAACGGCCGATCCAGATCGTGGTGGCGGGCAAGGCCCACCCGGCGGACGACGGGGGCAAGCGCCTTGTCCAGGAACTGGTCCGCTTCGCCGACGACCCACGCGTACGCCACCGGATCGTCTTCCTCCCCGACTACGGCATGGCGATGGCGCAGAAGCTGTATCCCGGCTGCGACATCTGGCTCAACAACCCTCTGCGCCCGCTGGAGGCATGCGGCACCTCCGGCATGAAGGCGGCGCTGAACGGCTGCCTCAACCTCTCGGTCCTGGACGGCTGGTGGGACGAGTGGTTCCAGTCGGACTTCGGCTGGGCGATCCCCACGGCGGACGGCACGGCGGTGGACGACGACCGCCGGGACGAGCTGGAGGCGTCGGCGCTCTACGAGCTGCTGGAACAGCGGGTGGCCCCGCGCTTCTACGAACGCGGCCAGGCCGGCCTGCCCGACCGCTGGATCGAGATGGTCCGCCAGACCCTGACCCACCTCGGTCCGAAGGTCCTGGCCGGCCGCATGGTCCGCGAGTACGTGGAACGCCTCTACACCCCGGCGGCCCACGCCCACCGCGCCATGTCCCCTTCCTCCGCAAGGGAGTTGGCGGTCTGGAAGTCCCGGGTCCGCGCGGCCTGGCCGCACGTCACGGTCGACCACGTGGAGACCTCGGCGGGAACCCCGACGGCCGAACTCGGCACCACGCTCTCCCTGCGCGTCCGCGTAGGCCTGGGCGACCTGGCCCCGGACGACGTCGAGGTCCAGGCGGTCTCGGGCCGCGTCGACTCGGAGGACGGCATCACGGACGGCACGGCAGCCCCACTGAAACCGGCGGGCGGCCCCGACCTGGAGGGCCGCTGGCTCTACGAGGGGCCCCTGTCCCTGGACCGCACGGGCCCCTTCGGTTACACGGTCCGCATCCTGCCTACGCACCGATTGCTGGCATCGAGTGCGGAGTTGGGGTTGGTGGCGGTTCCTTCGGAGGAGTTGGGGGAGGGGGCGGGGGTTTTGATGCGGTGA
- a CDS encoding S8 family peptidase, protein MAVTRKRRLHWAGGLTAVMTAAVLSAITLPAHAAPEGQISGAGGAGSVSGSYIVTLEGGTKAPSKAGKAVAIKYGAKISHTYSTALNGYAVKVDERQARRLAADSRVASVSRDATVAVEHRQSDPPWGLDRIDQQDLPLDSSYTWPESAGQGVTAYVIDTGVRITHKDFGGRASYGWDFVDNDATAQDGQGHGTHVAGTIAGTTYGVAKQAKVVAVRVLDDNGAGTLSQVIAGIDWVTKNARKPAVANMSLGGLADPQLDAAVRNSIASGVTYAVAAGNDGLPASLYSPARVKEAITVGASDKKDARADFSNWGARLDLFAPGVDVTSASNASDTGRATFSGTSMASPHAAGAAALYLADHAWATPADVSKTLVEQAASGKMSNAGLGSPNKLLQVDNP, encoded by the coding sequence ATGGCAGTGACGCGCAAGCGGCGGCTGCACTGGGCGGGAGGCCTGACCGCGGTCATGACGGCCGCGGTGCTTTCGGCCATCACCCTGCCCGCACACGCCGCCCCCGAGGGGCAGATATCCGGCGCGGGCGGAGCGGGGTCCGTCAGCGGCAGCTACATCGTGACGCTCGAAGGGGGAACGAAGGCTCCGTCGAAGGCGGGCAAGGCCGTCGCCATCAAGTACGGGGCGAAAATAAGCCACACCTACAGCACCGCGCTCAACGGCTATGCGGTGAAGGTCGATGAGAGGCAGGCCAGGCGCCTCGCCGCCGACTCCCGCGTGGCCTCGGTCTCGCGGGACGCCACCGTGGCCGTCGAGCACCGGCAGTCGGACCCGCCGTGGGGCCTCGACCGCATCGACCAGCAGGACCTGCCGCTGGACAGCAGCTACACCTGGCCCGAGTCCGCGGGCCAGGGCGTGACGGCGTACGTCATCGACACCGGCGTACGCATCACCCACAAGGACTTCGGCGGCCGGGCGAGCTACGGCTGGGACTTCGTCGACAACGACGCCACCGCCCAGGACGGCCAGGGCCACGGCACGCACGTGGCGGGCACGATCGCGGGCACGACGTACGGCGTCGCGAAACAGGCGAAGGTCGTCGCCGTCCGCGTGCTCGACGACAACGGAGCCGGCACGCTCTCGCAGGTCATCGCGGGCATCGACTGGGTGACCAAGAACGCCCGGAAGCCCGCGGTCGCCAATATGAGCCTGGGCGGGCTCGCGGACCCGCAACTGGACGCCGCGGTCCGCAACTCCATCGCGTCCGGGGTCACCTACGCGGTCGCCGCCGGCAACGACGGCCTCCCGGCGAGCCTCTACTCACCGGCCCGTGTCAAGGAGGCGATCACGGTCGGCGCGAGCGACAAGAAGGACGCGAGGGCGGACTTCTCCAACTGGGGCGCGCGACTCGATCTGTTCGCCCCCGGCGTGGACGTCACCTCCGCCTCCAACGCGAGCGACACGGGCAGGGCGACCTTCTCCGGTACGTCGATGGCGTCGCCGCACGCGGCAGGTGCGGCCGCTCTGTATCTGGCCGACCACGCCTGGGCGACACCCGCCGACGTCAGCAAGACTCTTGTCGAGCAGGCCGCTTCCGGGAAGATGTCCAACGCCGGGCTCGGCTCACCGAACAAGCTCCTGCAAGTCGACAACCCCTAA
- a CDS encoding alpha-1,4-glucan--maltose-1-phosphate maltosyltransferase translates to MPAMHHQPSPPPTPSTTEPPDQGEKADRPQPPKARTVEPANKPATTPKTPKASKPAQSAKPAESAKPEESAKPAESVHPAESAKPAESKKPSKPSKQSRPSTTTRKSTTRLTPAPTPVPGSGPLIGRIPVLDVRPLVQGGRRPAKAVVGEPFEISATVFREGHDAVAANVVLRDQDGHSGPWTPMRELAPGTDRWGATVSVPRTGRWTYTVEAWGDPITTWRHHAQIKIPAGMDTELVLEEGALLYERAATGIPKSKGRRDAILAAVEALRDTDRPAAARLAAALTPDVDHVLARHPLRELVSSAERLTLLVERERALYGSWYEFFPRSEGAVVEPDKPPVSGTFRTAARRLPTIAEMGFDVVYLPPIHPIGATFRKGPNNTLDASPHDVGVPWAIGSPEGGHDAVHPDLGTIDDFDAFVRRAESLGMEIALDFALQCSPDHPWVEKHPEWFHHRSDGTIAYAENPPKKYQDIYPIAFDKDMPGLVQETLRVLRFWMSHGVRIFRVDNPHTKPVIFWEQVIDDINRTDPDVIFLAEAFTRPAMMHTLGAIGFQQSYTYFTWRNTKEELTEYLTELSGEAAAYMRPNFFANTPDILHEFLQQGGRPAFELRAVLAATLSPAWGVYSGFELCENVPVRDGSEEYLDSEKYQLRPRDWESAEREGRSIAPLIAELNAVRRRSPALRQLRDLHFHQADQEAVIAYSKRSGSNTVLVVVNLDPHHTQEATVSLDMPRLGLDWHESMPVRDELTGETYHWGRTNYVRLAPGHRPAHVLTVLRPSSPPTGGSPTP, encoded by the coding sequence ATGCCCGCCATGCACCACCAGCCGTCACCACCCCCGACGCCCAGCACCACCGAACCCCCCGACCAGGGAGAGAAGGCCGACCGGCCACAGCCGCCGAAGGCAAGGACCGTCGAGCCGGCCAACAAGCCGGCCACGACTCCCAAGACGCCCAAGGCTTCCAAGCCGGCACAGTCGGCGAAACCCGCCGAGTCTGCGAAACCGGAGGAGTCGGCGAAACCGGCAGAATCAGTGCACCCGGCAGAGTCGGCGAAACCGGCGGAGTCGAAGAAACCGTCCAAGCCGTCCAAGCAGTCGCGGCCGTCGACGACCACCCGGAAGAGCACCACCCGCCTCACCCCCGCCCCCACGCCCGTCCCGGGAAGCGGCCCCCTGATCGGGCGCATCCCCGTCCTGGACGTGCGCCCTCTCGTGCAGGGCGGGCGTCGTCCCGCCAAGGCCGTGGTGGGCGAGCCCTTCGAGATCTCCGCGACGGTCTTCCGCGAGGGCCACGACGCGGTCGCCGCGAACGTCGTCCTGCGCGATCAGGACGGCCACTCGGGCCCCTGGACCCCGATGCGCGAACTGGCCCCCGGCACCGACCGCTGGGGCGCCACCGTCTCCGTACCGAGGACGGGCCGCTGGACCTACACCGTGGAGGCCTGGGGCGACCCGATCACCACCTGGCGCCACCACGCGCAGATCAAGATCCCGGCGGGCATGGACACCGAGCTGGTCCTGGAGGAGGGCGCGCTGCTGTACGAGCGTGCCGCGACCGGCATACCGAAGAGCAAGGGCCGCCGTGACGCGATCCTCGCGGCCGTGGAGGCCCTGCGCGACACCGACCGGCCCGCCGCGGCCCGCCTGGCCGCCGCTCTCACGCCCGACGTGGACCACGTCCTCGCGCGCCACCCCCTGCGCGAACTGGTCTCGTCCGCCGAGCGGCTGACCCTGCTGGTGGAGCGGGAGCGGGCGCTGTACGGCTCCTGGTACGAGTTCTTCCCGCGCTCGGAGGGCGCGGTGGTCGAGCCGGACAAGCCGCCGGTCAGCGGCACCTTCCGGACCGCCGCGCGGCGGCTGCCGACGATCGCGGAGATGGGCTTCGACGTGGTGTACCTGCCACCGATCCACCCCATCGGCGCGACCTTCCGCAAGGGCCCCAACAACACGCTCGACGCGTCCCCGCACGACGTCGGGGTCCCCTGGGCGATCGGCTCACCGGAGGGCGGGCACGACGCCGTCCACCCCGACCTCGGCACGATCGACGACTTCGACGCCTTCGTACGCCGGGCCGAGAGCCTGGGCATGGAGATCGCCCTGGACTTCGCGCTCCAGTGCTCACCGGACCACCCATGGGTGGAGAAGCACCCGGAGTGGTTCCACCACCGCTCGGACGGCACGATCGCGTACGCGGAGAATCCGCCGAAGAAGTACCAGGACATCTACCCGATCGCCTTCGACAAGGACATGCCGGGTCTGGTCCAGGAGACGCTCAGGGTTCTGCGGTTCTGGATGAGTCACGGGGTGCGGATCTTCCGCGTGGACAACCCCCATACAAAACCGGTCATCTTCTGGGAGCAGGTGATCGACGACATCAACCGCACGGACCCCGATGTCATCTTCCTGGCCGAGGCGTTCACCCGCCCGGCGATGATGCACACGCTCGGCGCGATCGGTTTCCAGCAGTCGTACACGTATTTCACCTGGCGCAACACCAAGGAAGAACTGACCGAGTACCTCACCGAGCTGTCGGGCGAGGCTGCCGCCTATATGCGGCCCAACTTCTTCGCCAACACCCCCGACATCCTGCACGAGTTTCTCCAGCAGGGCGGCCGGCCGGCCTTCGAACTGCGGGCCGTGCTCGCCGCGACACTGTCGCCGGCCTGGGGTGTCTACAGCGGATTCGAGCTGTGCGAGAACGTCCCGGTGCGGGACGGGAGCGAAGAATACCTGGACTCGGAGAAATACCAACTACGTCCGCGAGACTGGGAGTCGGCGGAACGCGAGGGTCGTAGCATCGCCCCTCTGATTGCCGAACTCAACGCGGTCAGGCGCCGCAGTCCGGCCCTGAGGCAACTGCGCGACCTGCACTTCCACCAGGCGGACCAAGAGGCGGTGATCGCGTACTCGAAACGCAGCGGATCGAACACGGTTCTGGTGGTCGTGAACCTCGACCCTCACCACACCCAGGAGGCCACGGTCTCGTTGGACATGCCACGACTCGGCCTCGACTGGCACGAGTCGATGCCGGTGCGCGACGAGCTCACCGGCGAGACCTACCACTGGGGCAGGACCAACTACGTACGCCTTGCGCCCGGGCACCGGCCCGCGCACGTACTGACCGTCCTGCGACCGTCCTCACCGCCAACCGGAGGGTCACCCACACCATGA
- the treS gene encoding maltose alpha-D-glucosyltransferase — protein sequence MIVNEPVPDTFEDTPQKDRDPEWFKRAVFYEVLVRSFQDSNGDGIGDLKGLTAKLDYLQWLGVDCLWLPPFFKSPLRDGGYDVSDYTAVLPEFGDLADFVEFVDAAHQRGMRVIIDFVMNHTSDQHPWFQQSRNDPTGPYGDYYMWADDDKQYPDARIIFVDTEASNWTFDPVRKQYYWHRFFSHQPDLNFENPAVQEEIVSALRFWLDLGIDGFRLDAVPYLFAEEGTDCENLPATHEVLKRVRAEIDAHYPDTVLLAEANQWPEDVVDYFGDYSAGGDECHMAFHFPVMPRIFMAVRRESRYPVSEILAKTPAIPSGCQWGIFLRNHDELTLEMVTDEERDYMYAEYAKDPRMRANIGIRRRLATLLDNDRNQIELFTALLLSLPGSPILYYGDEIGMGDNIWLGDRDAVRTPMQWTPDRNAGFSSCDPGRLYLPTIMDPVYGYQVTNVEASMSSPSSLLHWTRRMIEIRKQNPAFGLGSYTELPSSNPAVIAFLREHGDDLVLCVHNFSRFAQPTELDLQAFNGRHPVELIGGVRFPAIGELPYLLTLAGHGFYWFRLRKDMA from the coding sequence ATGATCGTCAACGAGCCCGTCCCGGACACCTTCGAAGACACCCCGCAAAAAGACCGGGACCCCGAATGGTTCAAACGCGCCGTCTTCTACGAAGTCCTCGTCCGCTCCTTCCAGGACAGCAACGGCGACGGCATCGGCGACCTCAAAGGCCTCACCGCCAAACTCGACTACCTGCAATGGCTCGGCGTCGACTGCCTCTGGCTCCCCCCCTTCTTCAAATCCCCGCTACGCGACGGCGGCTACGACGTCTCCGACTACACCGCCGTCCTCCCCGAATTCGGTGACCTCGCCGACTTCGTCGAATTCGTCGACGCCGCCCACCAACGCGGCATGCGCGTCATCATCGACTTCGTCATGAACCACACCAGCGACCAGCACCCCTGGTTCCAGCAGTCCCGCAACGACCCCACCGGCCCCTACGGCGACTACTACATGTGGGCCGACGACGACAAGCAATACCCCGACGCCCGCATCATCTTCGTCGACACCGAAGCCTCCAACTGGACCTTCGACCCCGTCCGCAAGCAGTACTACTGGCACCGCTTCTTCTCCCACCAGCCCGACCTCAACTTCGAAAACCCCGCCGTCCAGGAAGAAATCGTCTCCGCGCTGCGGTTCTGGCTCGACCTGGGCATCGACGGCTTCCGCCTCGACGCCGTGCCCTACCTCTTCGCGGAGGAGGGCACCGACTGCGAGAACCTCCCCGCCACCCACGAGGTCCTCAAACGGGTGCGCGCCGAGATCGACGCCCACTACCCCGACACCGTCCTGCTCGCCGAGGCCAACCAATGGCCCGAGGACGTCGTCGACTACTTCGGCGACTACAGCGCCGGCGGCGACGAATGCCACATGGCCTTCCACTTCCCCGTCATGCCCCGCATCTTCATGGCCGTCCGCCGCGAATCCCGCTACCCGGTCTCCGAAATCCTCGCCAAGACCCCCGCGATCCCGTCCGGCTGCCAGTGGGGCATCTTCCTGCGCAACCACGACGAGCTCACCCTGGAAATGGTCACCGACGAGGAACGCGACTACATGTACGCGGAATACGCCAAAGACCCGCGGATGCGCGCCAACATCGGCATCCGCCGCCGGCTCGCCACCCTGCTGGACAACGACCGCAACCAGATCGAACTCTTCACCGCCCTGCTGCTCTCCCTGCCCGGCAGCCCGATCCTCTACTACGGCGACGAGATCGGCATGGGCGACAACATCTGGCTCGGCGACCGCGACGCCGTCCGCACCCCCATGCAATGGACCCCCGACCGCAACGCCGGCTTCTCCTCCTGCGACCCCGGACGCCTCTACCTGCCCACGATCATGGACCCGGTCTACGGCTACCAGGTCACCAACGTCGAAGCCTCCATGAGCTCCCCCTCCAGCCTGTTGCACTGGACCCGACGCATGATCGAGATCCGCAAACAGAACCCCGCCTTCGGCCTGGGCTCCTACACCGAACTGCCCTCCTCCAACCCCGCCGTCATCGCCTTCCTGCGCGAACACGGCGACGACCTCGTCCTGTGCGTCCACAACTTCTCCCGCTTCGCCCAGCCCACCGAACTCGACCTCCAAGCCTTCAACGGACGCCACCCCGTCGAACTCATCGGCGGCGTCCGCTTCCCCGCCATCGGCGAACTCCCCTACCTCCTCACCCTCGCCGGACACGGCTTCTACTGGTTCCGACTCCGCAAGGACATGGCCTAG